From a region of the uncultured Draconibacterium sp. genome:
- a CDS encoding PQQ-binding-like beta-propeller repeat protein: MKYWIVTFIIILSFGATAQPSDSWPIFRGDQHLSGVSKTTLPESPNLLWTFETGDNIKSAPVVANDKVVIGSTDGFVYCLHTSGKLLWKFNTENSIEAPALILDNTVYVGNLDGMLFALNLDNGEKLWEYECENQIIGSANWWTEGGTTYIFMGSYDYYLHCVDAKTGELKWKYESDNFINGAAACADGKAMFGGCDGYLHVVDVTTGKLVEKIDVATYVAGSVAVENDKVYIGDYDGRFFQVDIESDKTIWEWSDEKTNLQFIASPAIIGEKVLTANHNKFLYCFNKNTGEKLWEYNTGRQVEASPVVVKNKVVVANMRGDLAIVNLSDGKPVWTYELGSQIISNPAVANGQLFVGAYDGNIYCFGE, from the coding sequence ATGAAGTATTGGATAGTAACTTTTATAATCATTTTGAGTTTTGGAGCTACTGCTCAGCCGTCCGATTCGTGGCCGATTTTTCGTGGCGACCAACATCTTTCAGGTGTTTCGAAAACTACATTGCCCGAATCGCCCAATCTTTTGTGGACATTCGAAACCGGCGATAATATCAAGTCGGCGCCGGTAGTTGCCAACGATAAAGTGGTGATCGGCTCAACAGATGGTTTTGTATACTGCCTCCATACTTCCGGAAAATTATTGTGGAAATTTAATACCGAAAATTCAATTGAAGCGCCTGCACTCATTCTTGATAATACGGTTTACGTAGGAAATCTCGATGGGATGCTTTTTGCGCTGAATCTCGATAATGGCGAAAAACTTTGGGAATACGAATGTGAAAACCAGATAATCGGTTCGGCAAACTGGTGGACAGAAGGTGGAACAACCTATATTTTTATGGGCAGTTACGATTACTACCTTCATTGTGTTGATGCCAAAACCGGTGAGTTGAAATGGAAATACGAGTCGGATAATTTTATTAACGGAGCAGCGGCCTGTGCTGACGGTAAGGCAATGTTTGGAGGCTGCGATGGTTACCTTCATGTGGTTGATGTTACAACAGGTAAATTGGTTGAAAAAATTGATGTGGCAACCTATGTGGCCGGATCTGTAGCCGTTGAAAATGATAAAGTTTATATAGGTGATTACGATGGCCGCTTTTTTCAGGTGGACATTGAAAGTGATAAAACAATCTGGGAGTGGTCGGACGAAAAAACAAACCTTCAGTTTATTGCTTCGCCTGCTATAATAGGCGAAAAGGTTTTAACGGCTAACCACAATAAATTTTTGTATTGTTTTAATAAAAATACAGGAGAGAAACTTTGGGAATACAACACGGGGCGACAGGTGGAGGCTTCTCCTGTAGTTGTTAAAAATAAGGTGGTTGTGGCCAATATGCGTGGTGATTTGGCCATTGTGAACCTTTCGGATGGAAAGCCTGTTTGGACTTATGAATTGGGAAGCCAGATCATCAGCAATCCCGCCGTGGCCAACGGTCAGTTGTTTGTGGGAGCTTATGATGGAAACATTTATTGTTTTGGCGAATAG